CAAGGTCAAGGTTCACCGCTTGACTAGTTCCTCCCGGTCGGCTAGAGTTTCGGCACGCGCCCGTAGCTCAGATGGATAGAGCGGCAGACTCCGGATCTGCAGGCCACGCGTTCAATTCGCGTCGGGCGCTTTCCCCAGTGACGATTGACGAGTGTCGATTGCCGAATGCCCGGCCATTCGTCATTCTGACTTCGGCATTAGTCATTCTCCCGAAGGGAGCACATGGATTTCTACGATGCCGTCCGGAAACGCCTGAGCGTCCGCTCCTACAAACCCGACCCGGTTCCCGAAGATGTCCTGAACCGTATCCTCGAAGCCGGCCGGCTCGCGCCATCGGCCCATAACTTCCAGCCCTGGAAGTTCATCATCGTCAAAGACCCGGCCATCCGCCAGGCGCTCGTCGCGGCTTGTAGAGGCCAGGGCTCAGTCGGCCAGGCGCCGGTCGTCATCTGCGGCTGTTGCGTGGAAGACCAAGCCTGGAAGGGAATTGGCGGCTACTGGTCGGCTGAGGCGGTCGACATCACCATCGCGATTGAGCACATGATGCTCGCCGCCACGGCGGAAGGACTGGGCACGTGCTGGATTGGCGCGTTCCTCGAAGCCGAGGTCAAGAAGGTGCTGGCGATTCCCGACGGAGTCAAGCCGATTGCGCTCACCCCGCTCGGCTATCCGGCCCGCGAGCACAAGCCCCAGCCACGCAAACCACTCTCCGAAATCACCTGCACAGACCAGTGGCGCTAGGAGACAAGTCCAGTCGTGCTCGAATCCATACGCGCCATCTGGAAACCGGCGATGTACCACGGCTTCGGGAAGCGCCGCCGATTCTTCGAGGGCTGGTACTTCAAGTGCGTCTCGCCGGCAGGTGACGCGGTCTACGCAGTCATTCCCGGCGTATCGCTCGACGCCAACGGTCAGCAGCACGCCTTCATCCAAATCCTGGACGGGCTGAAGCGCACCAGCACCTACCATCGCTACGACATAGACGAGTTCAGTTCGGCCCGCGACCGCTTCGACATCCGTATCGGCGCAAACCGTTTCTCACTCGACCATATCAGCCTCGACGTCGCGGCCGATGTCCCGGTCCGAGGCGAACTGCGCTTCAGCGATGTGCATCCCTGGCCGGTACGAGCGTTCTCACCCGGCATCATGGGCTGGTACGCCCTGGTCCCGGCGATGGAATGTTATCACGGGGTGCTGAGTTTCAACCACCGACTCGACGGCACGCTGTCCGTCGCGGGACGCGACATCGACTTCACCGACGGCAAAGGGTACATCGAAAAAGACTGGGGACGCTCATTCCCCAAGGCATGGGTCTGGACCCAGACCAACCACTTCAATGAGCCTGACGCCTGCCTTACCGCATCGGTCGCCCGTATTCCCTGGCTGGGCAGTTCCTTCACCGGCCACATCATCGGCCTGTGGCTGCGCGGACGGCTCTACCGCTTCGCGACCTACACCGGCGCCAAGGTAAGCCGGCTCGAGGTCTCACAGGACGAGGTGACGCTCACGGTCGAAGACCGCAGACACGCTCTTGAAATCCGCTGCCGGCGGCAGGAGGGCGCATTCCTGGCCGCCCCGCGTGAAGGCGAGATGACAGGCCGGATTGTCGAGGCGATGACTGCAACTGTGGACGTCTGTCTATCCGCGAAGATCAGAGGCGGTCTGACGCGCGTATTCACCGACGCCGGCCATCTCGCCAGTCTTGAGGTCGCCGGCGACATCGACCTATTGCTCTCCGGACCCCCAAAGAAACCTCACTGAGTCCCCTGTAACGCTACTTCTAGCTTCTAGCTTCTGACGTGGCGTTCTTGGTGCTCTTGGCGGTTCGTCTTGCCTCATCCGCAATTCTGAATTCTGATATCTGGTTTCTGACTTCTGATTTGTCCGTCCAGCCGTCTTGGCCTTTGGCTCTTGCCTTTTGGCTTTTGCCTTCTATCCGCTCCTACTTCTAGCTTCTCGCCTCTAGCTTCTAGCTTCTGACTTCGCCTGGGTCTTGAGACTCGACCTCCCTCTCCATTATCACCGCATCCTCTCCATTCTCATAGTATCCCTTGCGCATGTAGGTCGGCACGAACCCGCGTGCGGCGTAGAACTGCCGGGCGATGGTGTTTGACACGCGTACCTCAAGATAAAGTGACTTCGCCCGGCTCCGCCTCGCGAACGCGACGACTTCATCAAGCAACTTGCCGCCGATGCCCTTACCTCGCTCGGATTCGCTGACCGCGAGATTGGCGAGATGCGCTTCCTCTGTTCCCCAGGCGACGGTGTAACCCAGGATGATGCCATCCTCCTCGGCCACCACGGCGAGGCCCTGTGAACGATTGATGTCGGAGAGAAAGAACGACCGCCGCCACGGATTCGCGAAGATGGCCTTCTCCAGCTCCATCACCTGGTCGAGGTCAGCCTCGCTCATGGGTCTGATGGTCATCGTGAGATAATGCCGCAGTTGCGGCCGGTGTCAATCCGGAACTAGCGCGCGAGCACGAGCTTGTGGACAGCTTGAGCTTGCGCCTGGCTCTCGCGCACAAAGTACACGCCCGGTGCGAGTGTGCTCACGTCGTTGGCGCCCGTATGCAGGTCCCGGACCTTCCGCCCCGCCGCGTTCAGCAGGCTTGCGGCTTGAGGCTTGTGGCTTTGGGCCACCGGAAGGAAGAGAATGCCGCGCACGACCGTGGCCCGCGGCGTCGAATAGCAGACTCCCGGCCGCATGCGTTCCGCTACTCCGGGATTCATGCTGTCCGTGTATATCATCACATTGGAACCATCGTTGTTGGCAACCAGGGTTTGACCGTTGTTTTCAGTCCACACCAGCGAGGTCGGTGTGTAGTACGCGGGCAACGTCGCGACCACGGTGTTCGTTGAATCGATAACACTCACGTTGTCGCTCCCTGAGTTGGCAACGTACAGCTTGGCATTGAACTTGTCGTAGCTCACCGCCTGCGGGCTCGTGCCGACCGCCACGGTGGCAACCACCTGGCCCGATGCCACGTCGATGACGGTGACAGTGCTATCTGCGCCATTCGCACAGAACACACGGTCGGTATTGGCACGCCAACCTTGGCCGTAGACTAACGCGGTGGGCGTGTTTCCGACTGCGACCGTCCCGAGCACGCTGTCGCCGTCAACGCCTATCACGCTGAGACTGTTGCTGCCGCTGTTCGCGCACCAGACAGTAGAACTCCCATTCGAGCAAAGGGCCCAGGGCCTGGAACCGACGGCAATAGTCTTGGTGACCTGCAGGCTTGGGACGTCAATCACGCTGACCGTGTTGCTGCTCGTGTTCGCGCAGTAGGCCTTGAGCGCGGCATGGCATATCGCGCTCGGCCCCGTGCCCACCGGCAGAGTTGCAATCACAACGTCGGTGCTGCAGTCTATCACTGACAGACTGTTGTCCTGGAAGTTCGCGCACAGGGCGCGGAAACGGCCCGGATAGTGTGAAAGCGAAGGGGCAAGGTGAATTGCCTTCGGCCTCCGCCCGACCGCGACGGTTGCCACCACACCGGCGCTCATGGCATCTATGACCGACACGGTGTTACCGTACTGGTTCGCCACATAGGCCTTTTCGAGGTCGCTGCCGCACGTCGCGACGGCCCACGGGCGCACGCCCACCGGGACGTTGGCGACGATGCGTTTGAAGTCCGCGTCAATCACGGTCACGGTGTTGCTCCACTGGTTCGTGCAGAAGGCGCGGCCCGACCAGGCGTCGTATGCCAGTTGGCCGGGCCAGCAACCGACCACGGTCGTGTCGAGAACAGCCATCGACGCCGCGTCAATTACGGTTACGCTGCAACCGCGCCAGTTCCCCACATACACGCGGTTCGAAACCGGATTCCATGCAATCGACCACGGGTAATCGCCTGCGGGAACCGTGCCCATCACCGCGTCGGTCGCGCAGTCGATAACACTGACGCTGTTGCCGTACTGGTTGGCGCAGAACACGCGGTCGTTCAGCGAGTCCCAGCATATGGCAATTGGACGGCTGCCGACCGCCAGGGAAATGACGACACTGTCGCTCGCCCCGTCAATCACCGTGACCTGGTTGGACGTCACGTCAATGCAGTAGACCTTGTTGTCCTTCTGGTCGTAGACGAGCGAAAGAGGCATGCCGGGAACCGACAACGTAGCCCTCACCGCGTTGGTCGAGCAGGCGATGACCGACACGGTATTGTCAACCGCATTACCGCAGTAGACTTTGCCATTCGTCTGGTTGTAGCAGAGCGCCTCGGGGTTGCCGCCGACGTTCACGGTCGCGGCCACGGTGTTGGTCGAACAGTCTACCACGCTTACGCTGCTGACCACGTCGTTCGCACAATACACCCGATTGTCATGTGGGTCATAGATGACGAAGCCGGACCCGCCGCCCACCGGAATCTTGGTGATGACGCCGTCGTTGACCCCGTCAACCGCGACGACATTGGCGTCCGCGTAGTTCGCCGCGTACACCCTATTGTCGTGGGAGTCGAAGCACACCGACTGATAGGCCCAGCCGACGTTCACGTTCGCCACGACCTGGTTGGTCGCGCCGCCAATCACGGTCATGTTATCGTCATAGTAGTTGACGCTGTATATCTTGTTGCTCGTGGGATTGTAGGTCATGCCAAGGGCAAAGTAGCCAGTCGGAATCCTGGCGAGCTTCTGGCTGGTCGCGCCGTCAATGGCGATTGTCACCTCGCCTTCCTGCCCGCCGACGTAGACCCGGTTGTTCGTAGTGTTGACGGCCAGACAGCGCAGGCTCTGCAACCCGCCGAGCGAGTCGGGCAACACCAGCGTCGTGTCGAGCCGCTGGCCGAGGGCACAAGCACACAGCATCCAGGAAACGGCAAGCAGCGTAAAGATCCTCACGCGAAGATAATGCCGCGCCCGCGGCCCGTGTCAAACCTGTGCTCGGCACGTAGACCATCCGCAGATTACACAGCGCGGCCTCGGAGGCCGCAACCAAACCCGGAGTAACCGCAGATGTCGCAGATGACGCAGATAGCTCGGAGA
This is a stretch of genomic DNA from bacterium. It encodes these proteins:
- a CDS encoding tocopherol cyclase family protein is translated as MLESIRAIWKPAMYHGFGKRRRFFEGWYFKCVSPAGDAVYAVIPGVSLDANGQQHAFIQILDGLKRTSTYHRYDIDEFSSARDRFDIRIGANRFSLDHISLDVAADVPVRGELRFSDVHPWPVRAFSPGIMGWYALVPAMECYHGVLSFNHRLDGTLSVAGRDIDFTDGKGYIEKDWGRSFPKAWVWTQTNHFNEPDACLTASVARIPWLGSSFTGHIIGLWLRGRLYRFATYTGAKVSRLEVSQDEVTLTVEDRRHALEIRCRRQEGAFLAAPREGEMTGRIVEAMTATVDVCLSAKIRGGLTRVFTDAGHLASLEVAGDIDLLLSGPPKKPH
- the rimI gene encoding ribosomal protein S18-alanine N-acetyltransferase yields the protein MTIRPMSEADLDQVMELEKAIFANPWRRSFFLSDINRSQGLAVVAEEDGIILGYTVAWGTEEAHLANLAVSESERGKGIGGKLLDEVVAFARRSRAKSLYLEVRVSNTIARQFYAARGFVPTYMRKGYYENGEDAVIMEREVESQDPGEVRS
- a CDS encoding nitroreductase family protein gives rise to the protein MDFYDAVRKRLSVRSYKPDPVPEDVLNRILEAGRLAPSAHNFQPWKFIIVKDPAIRQALVAACRGQGSVGQAPVVICGCCVEDQAWKGIGGYWSAEAVDITIAIEHMMLAATAEGLGTCWIGAFLEAEVKKVLAIPDGVKPIALTPLGYPAREHKPQPRKPLSEITCTDQWR